The genome window CGATGAAATTGAGCGTCAGGATCACCGGGAAATCCCGCGCCAGGATGGCTTCGTATCCCAGCCGGCCCATGCCCGGCCAGGCGAAGATGGTTTCGAAAATCACCGAGCCGCCAATGAGGCCGGGGATCATCAGGCCGAACATGGTGATGAACGGCAACAGCGCGTTCCTCAGGCCGTGATGGTAGATCACCGTGTCCTCGTCCAGTCCCTTGGCGCGGGCGGTGCGGATGTAGTCCTGGTTGATCACCTCCAGCATCTGCGAGCGCACGTAGCGCGACAGCACCGCGAGTCCCGTGATCGCCGTCATCAAGGAGGGCAGCGTCAGGTGCCACAGGTAGTCCATCGATTTGAACAGCGGTCCGACGTTTTCGAAACCGAAGGTCTGCATGCCGATCACCGAGACGTTGAGATTCTGCACCACAAAAATGATGAGGACGTACGCCAGGAAGAAGCCGGGGATCGAGATCAGCGCGTACGAGATGAACGTCGTCGAGCGATCGAAGGCGGAGTTGCGGTGCAGCGCCGCCTTGATGCCCATGGGAAAGGCGATGCTCCAGGTGATGAGCGTGGCGACGAGAAACAGCGGCAGCGAATTCAGAAATCGGTCCCAGATTTTTGCCAGCACCGGCTGGTTGTCCTTGAACGATTTCAGTTCGCCGGTGAACAGGTCGCGCATCCAGTAGGCATACTGCACGTGCATGGGGTCGTCGAGGTGAAAGGCGTCGCGAATACGCTGGATGTCTTCCGCCTTCATACGCGGGTTGGCGGGATCGACCAGGCTCGGCTCGCCGGGCGCCAGGTGCACGATGGTGTGGGCGATGATCGAGATGAACACCAGCAGGATGAGACGCTGGCCGATATTGCGGATGATGAATGCGGTCATAGCAGCACGGGTGAATAGAATATTTGAATATGGAGGAAATATTATCACCCTCACCCCAGTCCGTCACTCCGTGAGTGCTCCCATCAAGGGAGAGGGAGTTTTAAAGGTCCCTTCTCCCCTGGTGGGAGAAGGTTAGGATGAGGGGGAATGAAAAATCCTTCCTTTAATAATAGTTCCCTCCTTACCAGGGAGGGGATACAGGGGAGGTTGCTTTTTCCCCCGCAACGTCTTCTGTTATACTTCGTTGATGGACATTATACAGATCAGCCATTACCTCGACCAACTGCTCGACATCCATAATATCAGGGATGCCTCCCACGCGGTCAACGGATTGCAGATCGAGAACACCGGCGACATCCAAAAAGTGGGGCTGGCGGTGGACGCCTGCCAGGCCACCATCGACCTGGCCCTCGACGCCGGCTGCGACATGATGTTCGTTCACCACGGCCTGTTCTGGGGCGGACTGCAACCGGTGCGCGGCGCGCATTACAAAAAGCTGGCGCGCATGATGGAGGCCAACCTCGGCCTCTACTCGGCGCACATCCCGCTGGACGTGCACCCGGTGCTGGGCAACAACCGGCAACTGGCCGATGTCATCGGCCTCGAAAATTTGCAGGAGTTCGCCCTGCACGACGGGCAGCACATCGGCCTGCGCGGCACCATTGCGCCGAAAACCGGGCACGAACTGGGCGGCATGTTGTCCGAGGCGTTGAAGACCAACGTGCGGGTCATCGGCGACGGCGTCATCCGTTCCGTGGGACTCGTCACCGGCGGCGCGGGCAAACTTTTGGGCGAGGCCATCCGCGAAGGGCTCGACTGCTTCATCACCGGCGAAGGCGAGGCCTACCAGTTTCACGATGCGATGGAAAACGGCTGCATCCTGATGTTCGCCGGGCACTACGCCACCGAGACCGGCGGCGTGAAGGCCGTGGGCAAACACCTCGAAGAGCAGTTCGGCCTCGAATCCCTCTTCCTCGACTACCCGACGGGTTTATAAAAAGCAAAATCTCAGGCTTGTCATTCTGAGGAGCCGTAAGGCGACGAAGAATCTATGTGTTGGGTTTGCAGTGGACGACCTGCGGCATGGTTTAAAACATAGATTCTTCACTGCGCTCAGAATGACAATACGGTGGTTGTGTGGGGTTTGCGAGAGGTGGCGCCGTGAGCCGCCCATATATGGTTTTTCACAAAACCTTTTGCTATGTCATTCTGAGGAGCCGTAAGGCGACGAAGAATCTATGTTTTCAGTGGTCATTCATGAAAACCTACTACGTATACATTTTGACCAACCGATCCGGCACTTTGTACACGGGTATGACCAATGACCTGCAAAGAAGGGTCTGGGAGCACAAATTTTCCGACGTTCCAGGTTTTTCAAAAAAGTACAAATTGGATCGATTGCTCTATTTTGAACAGACCGAAAATGTGAGCGCGGCCATCGAACGGGAGAAGCAGATTAAGGGGTGGAAACGGACTAAAAAATTAGAGTTGATTGAGGCGATGAACCCAATGTGGGAGGATTTGAGCTGGGATTGGTTCGAAACCAACAGATAGATTCTTCGCTCCGCTCAGAATGGCAACTTGGAGCGCGATTGCTTTTTGGTGTTTTATTGGCAGCAAAATCTCAGGCTTGTCATTCTGAGGAGGCGTAAGGCGACGAAGAATCTATGTGTTGGGTTTGGAGTGGACGACCTGCGGTATGGTTTAAAACATAGATTCTTCGCTCCGCTCAGAATGACAATGCAATGTTCCCTATGAGAAAATAAATCCGATTGCTTTCGGGACCGTGCAGGGTCTGATGGGAGAGGTGGAGTGAGGCCATAAAAAAAACCGGAAGCCCCGATGGGGGATTCCGGTTTTTGTTTTTTTCGGTGATGTGCGTGGCGGTCAGCGGCGGCGGGTGCGCCGGGGGTCATCGCGGCGGATGCGCGCCGGGGTGCGCGCGTCTTTCGAAAGCAACCACAGGCTGAAACCGAACACCACCATTCCCAATACCAGCAATCCATCCACGTTGGCAAACGTCAGGATGCGCTCCTTTCAAAGTGCAGGAGGGGGTTGGGATGTCCTGGTATCCGTCGGCCCTCTGGGGTGGAACCGCAGTGCTGCCGGTTAAAATGAAAAGCGGTATTTGTCGAACAGGTCCATGGTCACGCGCTCAGCGTTTTCCTTGCCCACTTCCTGCTCGATGCGCTGGATCGCCATTTCGCGGATGAACGGGATGGGGATGCGCATGACCTTGGCCTTGGCGTCGTCGTCCCACGGCATGCCGAAATCCGGCTCGTCGTCCTGCTGGTTGGCGTAATCGACATCGCGCTGCTTGTCTTCTTCCGTCACTTCCATGCCCATCGCTTCCTTGGCGGAGGCGGGCATGACGTTGGTGAACACTTCGTCGATGATGTCCGGCGTCACCATCTTGTCGCCGCGTTGACGGGCGCGCGCCTCGATGGTCTGCTTGGCCATGCCGA of Nitrospina watsonii contains these proteins:
- a CDS encoding Nif3-like dinuclear metal center hexameric protein, producing MDIIQISHYLDQLLDIHNIRDASHAVNGLQIENTGDIQKVGLAVDACQATIDLALDAGCDMMFVHHGLFWGGLQPVRGAHYKKLARMMEANLGLYSAHIPLDVHPVLGNNRQLADVIGLENLQEFALHDGQHIGLRGTIAPKTGHELGGMLSEALKTNVRVIGDGVIRSVGLVTGGAGKLLGEAIREGLDCFITGEGEAYQFHDAMENGCILMFAGHYATETGGVKAVGKHLEEQFGLESLFLDYPTGL
- a CDS encoding ABC transporter permease produces the protein MTAFIIRNIGQRLILLVFISIIAHTIVHLAPGEPSLVDPANPRMKAEDIQRIRDAFHLDDPMHVQYAYWMRDLFTGELKSFKDNQPVLAKIWDRFLNSLPLFLVATLITWSIAFPMGIKAALHRNSAFDRSTTFISYALISIPGFFLAYVLIIFVVQNLNVSVIGMQTFGFENVGPLFKSMDYLWHLTLPSLMTAITGLAVLSRYVRSQMLEVINQDYIRTARAKGLDEDTVIYHHGLRNALLPFITMFGLMIPGLIGGSVIFETIFAWPGMGRLGYEAILARDFPVILTLNFIAAVLTLAGTLVSDILYAVADPRIKF
- a CDS encoding GIY-YIG nuclease family protein — encoded protein: MKTYYVYILTNRSGTLYTGMTNDLQRRVWEHKFSDVPGFSKKYKLDRLLYFEQTENVSAAIEREKQIKGWKRTKKLELIEAMNPMWEDLSWDWFETNR